The proteins below come from a single Takifugu rubripes chromosome 10, fTakRub1.2, whole genome shotgun sequence genomic window:
- the gdap1 gene encoding ganglioside-induced differentiation-associated protein 1, translating into MASESISDCQDEKAALVEAGSEKDEGPEQQGSKQSDAKLTLYHWTQSFNSQKVRLAVAEKGFHCEEYDVSLPLSEHNEPWFMHLNPTGEVPVLVHKDNIICDPTQIMDYLEQNFNDEGSPKLIPEEGSTYYHRVQHYRELLDSLQMDAYTHGCILHPEITVDSHVPAYAATCIRTQIVNTQTELTNLAEQNPELKDAYLAKQRRLKSKLFDHDNMKYLKKLLDELENVMDQVETELQRRVEETPEEGSQSWLCGEFFSMADVSLAVTLHRLKFLGLSRRYWGNGNRVNVETYYERVVERPAFRRVLGHVNNILISAVLPVAFRVARKNAPVILSTTLVISVLGGAAYLAFLYMKKRLILFS; encoded by the exons atggCGTCTGAAAGCATCTCTGACTGTCAAGATGAGAAAGCTGCTCTTGTAGAGGCAGGTTCTGAAAAAGATGAAGGGCCAGAGCAACAAGGTTCGAAACAAAGTGACGCCAAACTGACGCTTTATCACTGGACGCAGTCCTTTAATTCTCAGAAG GTTCGTCTGGCTGTAGCAGAGAAAGGTTTTCACTGTGAGGAGTACGATGTGAGCCTACCGCTCAGTGAGCACAATGAGCCCTGGTTTATGCATCTGAATCCCACTGGAGAGGTGCCGGTCCTGGTCCATAAGGACAACATCATTTGTGACCCAACACAGATCATGGACTACCTAGAGCAGAACTTCAATGATG AGGGAAGTCCCAAGCTGATTCCAGAAGAGGGCAGCACTTATTACCACAGAGTGCAGCACTACAGGGAGCTGCTGGACTCGCTGCAGATGGATGCCTACACCCATGGCTGCATTCTGCACCCGGAGATCACAGTGGACTCCCACGTACCGGCATATGCTGCTACATGTATACGAA CACAgattgtaaacacacaaacagaactAACGAATCTGGCAGAGCAGAATCCAGAACTTAAAGATGCATATTTGGCTAAACAACGGCGCCTCAAA TCTAAACTCTTTGACCATGACAATATGAAGTACCTAAAGAAGCTTCTGGATGAACTGGAGAACGTGATGGACCAGGTGGAGACCGAGCTTCAGAGGAGGGTAGAAGAAACACCAG AAGAAGGCAGTCAGTCCTGGCTGTGTGGCGAGTTCTTCAGCATGGCTGACGTGTCTCTGGCAGTCACCTTGCACCGGCTCAAATTCCTCGGCCTCTCCCGCCGCTACTGGGGCAATGGCAACCGCGTGAACGTGGAAACATATTATGAGCGTGTGGTGGAGCGCCCAGCCTTTAGGAGAGTGCTGGGCCACGTCAACAACATCCTGATCTCTGCCGTCCTTCCGGTAGCATTCCGCGTGGCCCGGAAAAATGCGCCGGTTATTTTAAGCACCACGCTGGTCATCAGCGTTCTAGGGGGAGCTGCTTACCTTGCTTTTCTTTACATGAAGAAGAGGCTGATTCTCTTCAGCTGA